Genomic window (Leptotrichia sp. oral taxon 212):
GTTGGAACATTTGCAAGATTTGCAGCAATAAATCTTGAAATTCCTCTGGTTCATACATACCACACTCTTTATGAGTATTACACGCATTATATTACAAGAGGACATTTTACAGTACCTGCCAAGAAACTTGCGGCAGCAATAAGCCGATTTTACTGTGAAAAGTGTGATGCCCTGATAGTTCCTACAAGAAAAGTTGAAGATATACTGTACTCATATGATGTTGATAAAGTAATGAATATAATTCCTACAGGACTTGATCTGGACAGATTCTACCGTAAAAATTATACAGAAGAAGAAATAAAGTTCATGAGAGAAAGCTTTGGAATAGAAGAAAATGAATTTTTGTGTGTCTATATTGGAAGAATAGCACAGGAAAAAAGTATAGATTTACTTATTGACATGTTTTCAAAGATTAAAGATAAAACATTTAAGTTCATGATAGTAGGAAGGGGTCCCATAACGGAAGATCTGAAAAAACAGGCTGAAGATTTAGGAATAGGAGACAGGGTTATATTTGCAGGTGAAGTCCCTCATGATAAAGTGGCTATCTACTATCAGATGGGAGATGTATTCTTAAATGCGAGCATTTCTGAAACACAGGGACTGACCTTTGTAGAAGCTATGGTGGCTGAAACACCGGTAAATGCTAGATATGACTTAAATCTTGAAGATCTTCTGTTGAAAAATGAAGCAGGACTTGTTTATCGTAACGAAGAAGAATTTATAAATAATATAATGCTTCTGAAAGAGGATAGAGAATTTAGGGATAATATAGTTAAAAATGCTTTTAATATTTCTCAGGACTATACTGCAGAAAAATTTGGTGAAAGAGTGGAAGCGGTTTATAAAAAAACGATAGAGGAGTATGATATAAATGAAAGTTTTACTATTTTCAGAGGGGAAAAATACATTCAGCAGATCAGGCGTTGGGCAAGCATTAAATCATCAGGTAGAAGCCCTTGGAGCAAATAACGTAGATTTTACACTTGAACCGGAAGATGAATATGATTTAGTGCATATAAATACAATTGGACTCAAGTCATGGAAAGTTTTAAAAAAAGCAAAAAGGGAAGGGAAACCTGTTATTTATCACACTCATACGACGTATGAGGATTTTAAGGGGAGTGTAAAGTTCAGTAATCAGCTGGCTCCATTAATAAAATTCTGGGCCAAGAAACTTTACAATAGTGCAGATTATCTTATATCACCTACAGAATATACTAAAAATCTTATAAAAGAAAAATATCTGACCTCTCCTAAAGAAATAAGAGTTATTTCAAATGGAGTAAATACTCTAAATTTTTCCAAAAAAGAAGACCTTGAAAAAAGATTCAGGGAAGAATATAAAATTGATAAGCCATTTATAATAACAGCCGGATTACCATTTGAAAGAAAAGGTATTATGGATTTTGTAAAAATAGTCGAAAAATGTAAGGATTATCAGTTTTTCTGGTTTGGTTCATCAAGTATAAAACCGATGCTTCCTAAAAAAATACAGAAAATAATTGAAAATCCCCCTAAAAATCTGATTTTTCCAGGATACGTGGACAAGGAAATACTTATAGGTGCATTTAGCGGAGCAGAAGCCTTTCTTTTTATGACTTATGAAGAAAATGAAGGAATCGTAATACTTGAAGCACTTTCAGCAAAACTTCCTATCGTTGTGAGGGATATACCGGTTTATGAGAACTGGCTGCAGGATGGAAAAAACTGTTTTAAGGCAAAAACCAATGATGAGTTTTATGAAAAAATAATAAATATCATTGAAAATAAAGTCGAAAATCTGGATGAAATAATAAAAGAGGCCTATAAATTAGCTAAAGAAAGAGATTTAAAAAATGTAGGTAAAAAGTATAAGGACTACTATGAATACATATTAAATAATGGAACAAAGTAACACCACAGACATGAACTATAAAATTTAAAAATTTTAAGATCATGTCTTTTTTGTCTTCTAAATAAAAATTTCAAGTTATGAAACTATATAAATTTAAAGTTATTTAGTATATATATTGAAATATTTTTATGATGAGAAACAAAAATAAAGATATGTAAATTTTAAAATCTATAAATAATTGGAATTATTGTTTTTTAAGAATTGTAATTTAAATATGATTTATAAAAAAATATTATTTATATTTTAAATTCAAATACTTGTTTTAATAAACGATGCGAATGTTTTACAATGTATTATATGTAATTTAAAGGTTGAAAAATTGAAATAATTTTGTTATACTTAAAACTGTAAAATAAAATAAATTTGTTGAATAGTAGTGAGGAAAGAAGGGAATGAAACATTTATGAATACTGGGAACATTAATTTTTTTGAAAAATTTTTTATGAAAATGAAAATTTTTTTCAAAAAAGATAATTCTGAGCTTGGGGAAGTTATTTCATTAAGTGATATTTTAAAATGTGTTGTGGAAAGTATTGTGTATACACTATTTATAATTCTTATTTTTTATTTTTTACCATATACAAAAAAAACTTTTTTGGAACTTAATTTACATCCTTTGGCAATTATGGTGGCTTTTATGGCTCTTCGATACGGAACATATCTGGGATTTATTAATGCACTGATAGCTACACTTGGATATATTTATGCATACCTTGATTCAGGAAATGACATGGTATTGTTTCTGTTAAAGTTTCAACATTATAAATTCTTTCTGATGTTTTTGTTTATTGCAATGCTGTTGGGAAGATTTCAGTCGAACTATAAAACAAGGGAAGAAGAACTGAAACGTGAAAAAAATAAATCTGAAGAACTTCTTGAAATAGAGAAAAGAAAAAATAAGGAAGTAATAGATGTAAATATTTCATTAAAAAATCAGATTATAGGAAGTAAAGGAAGCATAGTTGCTTTTCAAAGTATGAGAAAAATACTTTATGGACTAAAATCGGAAGAAGACGTGTATAAAAAAATATTGTCTTGCCTAGGACAGATAGTAGATTATGAAAATGGCAGTATTTTTATAAAAAAGGATGATAATCTGCTGCAGATAGAGAAAAAAGGAAATGGTAAACTGAAAGAAAATATTGAAATTAAATCAGATGAAGCTGAAAGATTTATGGAAGTTCTCCATAAAAAGGTTCCACTGGAATTTCCAATAGACCTTGATGGAGAAAAGCCTATATTTGTTGCACCTTTATTCTATGGGAACAATATCAGAGGTTTTATTGAAGTGTCACGTTTATCATACAGTACTTCCAAGAGTTATAATTTTGAGATATTTAAAGTTATATCTGATGAAATTAACTATAATCTTCAAAGAATATACAATAGAAATCACAGACCATACAATAAAAATTACAACAGTAGGGATATGGATAAGAAAAAACATAGTCAGAATCAAGGTTCTCATAAACAGGAAAATAAAAAGACGAAAGAAAGATGATGATATGAAATTTAAATATTTTTTTATTATAATTCTAGTGATAGAGTTATTTTTACAAATAAATAGAATAGTAAATAAAGGAAATTACTTTTCTGTAAAGCAGGAGGTGTCACTTGAAAAAGGTCCTGCAAAATCTTCAAAAGCGAAATTAGAACATTCACAGAAGATTTTAGTTTATCACAATAAGACATCGGAACAGTCACAAAGAATTATTAAAAATTTGGAAGAAGCATTTAAATATAATAAAATAGATTATAAGATGGTAGATATAGGTGAAGTTGTACCTACAAATGAATATGATGTTTTTGTTTTTGCAACAGATACTTTTATAGGCTTTCGGAAAGCAATGTTTGATACACTTCTGAAAGAAGTTTCAGAAAATGGGAAAAGTATTATATTTTTAAACAATACTCCCTATAATCCTTTCAATGAAGCGGCAGGAATAAAAAAGATTGGAAAAATAATAGAAAGATCAACAGGAATAAAATTTTCTGAACATCTATTTCCTGGACTTGATGCACATGAGCCAAGTGAAAATCTGGTCGTGTATCCTACAATGGAAGTCGAAACAGAGAAGGATGTAAGGATATTTGCAACAAATAAGGAGGGAATTCCTCTTTTATGGGAAAAAAATTATAACAAGGGTAGAATACTTTACACTAATGCTTCATTTTTTGCTGATAAAACTGCAAGAGGATTAATGAATCAGTGGATTGCTTATGGAAGCGACTGGTATATAACACCTATCTTAAATGCCAGACTGATGCATATTGATGATTTTCCGGCACCTATTCCAAGGGGAGCAAATTCAGTTATTGACAACCATTATCATGTTGGAACAAGAGATTTTTACAGACAGATATGGTGGAAAGATATGCTTGAAATAGGTAGCAGAAGAAAGATAATCTACTCAGGTTTTATAATAATAGATTATAATCATGCTGTAAGAAAAGGTCTTATGAACAGAATATCTGATTTAACACTGAAGGATTTGAGCCTTAATGGAAGGGAACTTTTTTTAGATGAAGGTGAAATGGGTGTTCATGGATATAATCACAATCCATTACTTTATGACAGTAAAGATGTCGATTTTGCATCGCTTAACTACAAGCCATGGAAGACACAGGAGGATATGGCAGCAGGAATAGAGCAGGTTAATAAATATGTTGAGGAGCTATTTGGGAAAAATGTAAAATTATACACGTATGTTCCGCCAAGTAACATGTTGAGAAAAGAAGGACTGGAAATGCTTGTTAAACACTATCCTGATTTAAAGGCCGTTTCATCTATATTTTATGGAACTGACTCAGGTGGAGTTTATATTCAGGAAATTGGAAGAAATAAAGATTTTCCTAGTATATATAATCTTCCGAGATTTTCTTCAGGATTTTATTATGATGAAGATGAAATATGGGGTATATTCAATGCTTTTGCAGTATATGGATACTGGTCTCATTTTATGCATCCTGATGACTTGATTTCAAAAGACAGAAGTAGAAACAAATCATGGGTTGAACTAAAGGAAGAATTTGAAAAAGTAGTTGTAACAGTTGAAGAAAAATTGCCTTTCCTTGAGCCAATGCGTGCAGTAGACATGACAAAAAGATATATAAATATAGAGGATTTAAAAATTGCATCTGAAAAAAAAGGAAATGATATTCATATAGCATTGACAGATTTCAGGGAACCTTTTAAAGCTTTGATAAGAATCAATGGTAAGAAAATAAAAAATATTTCTTCAGGTTCATTTAAGGAAATTTATACAGCAGGAAATAGCAAAATTTATCTTCTTTCCATTGAAAAGGAAGATATAACAATACATTTAGGTGATTAAAAATGATAAAAAATAGAAAAATATATTTATTTATATTGACAGTCTTTTTACTTATTGCTGAGATAATAATAGTAAAAAGTTTTTACACGGTAGAAGTACTTTTAAATTTTAGAAGTACTTTCTGGCTTTTACATGAAGGGGCAGTTCTCATATTTCTGGGATTATGTCATTATATTCTCAGAGAGGAAATAGGATATTTTGATATTTTTGTTCTGCTGTTTCCTTTGCTTGGTGTTATTTTTCTGATATTTGAAGAGATTTTTTTCTTCTGGAAAGTTTCCCAATCTCTTGTAGAAGAAGTGCTGTTTTCAGAAGTAAATTATGAAAATGAGAGGGAGGAAGATTTTTCAGCCGCAAATTTTGATGTAATGAGCTCGTATGATTTATTTCTTTCAGATAATTCAGAAAAAAAGAAGAAATTTCTTTTTTCCTATAATCCATCGGATATTTCAGTCAAGACTGAAATACTTCAGAGAGCTCTGCTTGATGAAAATATAGATGTAATACATTATGCCGCAACAGAGTTGAATACAATAGATACAGAAATTCAGGCCAAAATTAACAGTGCTGAAAAAAGGGAAAAGAGCAAGGAAAATGATTTAAGAATATACAGGCTTTATAAAAAATATAATAAATCAGGACTTCTTTTTGGTGCAATTTCTGATTTTTATAGAAAAAAAATGTTTGGAATGTTAAATAATCTAAAAATAAGTCAGGAAGAAAAGGAAAAAGAACTTATTGATATATATGAAAAATTAGAATATAAGGAAGAATATGAGACTTTATTGAAAAAATATATAAAAAAATCAAATAATAAGGACATGATTTCAAAATACTTGAAATTTTTATACAGGGAAAACAGATTTCATGAACTTATTTCTGAATATAAAAAATTTGAAAGATACAATAAAGATATAGAAATTCCTGAATTTTTAAGAGAATTTGTCTAATAAAGTTAAAAATATTATTGAAGGAGAAAAAATGGCAGTAATTTGCTTTATATGTGAAGGGGCTTATCCCTATATTGTAGGTGGAGTTTCTTCGTGGATTCATGAACTTATTTCATCCAATCCTCAGCATTTTTTTAAAGTTTTATGTATTATACCTAACAAAGAATTTGCTAAAGTTAAGTATAAAATACCTAAAAATGTTGTTGAAATAAAAAATATATACATGGATCCATATCTAAACTTTTCCTATTTGAAAGTTTTAAGGGAAAATATGCAAAAAAATGAAGAAAAGGAAAAAAGTATCGAAGAGCTGCTTCTTTTCCAGATGAATAAGGATAAGGAAAAATTAAATAAAGTTGAAGATGTCTTTTCTAAAAAAATGGGAACACCTTTGGAAATAATATTAAGCAAAGAATACTGGGAGATTTTACTGAAATATTATAATCAACATTATTCCAAAGGAAATTTTAGTACATATTACTGGACATACAGAAATATAATACTGAATCTTTTGAAAATAGGACAGGAAAGTATACCGAAAGCTCATATTTATCATAGCGTAGCAACAGGATATGCAGGTTTTCTGGGAGCAGTGATTGCACATCAGAAAAAAGGTAAGTTTTTACTGACTGAGCATGGTATATATCCTCGAGAAAGGGAGGAAGAAGTACTGGCTTCCTCATGGATTGATGCAGATTTTAAAAGCATATGGATAGATTATTTTTATTATCTGTCAAAGCTTGCTTATCAGTATTGTGATAAAATTATTTCCCTTTTTGAGTATAACAGAAATATTCAGATAGAATATGGTGCACCTGAGGAAAAAACTATAGTTATTCCAAATGGTGTGGATGAAAAGAAATATGGTTCAATAGTTAGAAATAAGAGAAAAGGTTTTCATGTGGGTTCGATTTTGAGAGTAGTACCAATAAAAGATGTAAAAATGATGATAAAAGGATTTAAAATAGCATCAGATCAGATTCCAGATATGACTTTATGGCTTATAGGGCCCACTGATGAGGATGATGATTATTATGAAGAATGTCTGAAACTTGTTGAAAACCTTGGATTGAAAGAAAAAGTTATTTTTACAGGAAGAGCCGATGTAACAGAATATTATTCTTTCCTTGACCTTCTTCTTTTAACTTCCATATCAGAAGGACAACCTTTGAGTATTTTGGAAGGACTTGCTTCAGGAATACCTTTTATTGCAACTGATGTAGGAAATTGCAGGGAAATACTCATAGGAAAAATCGATATAGGAGAAGCGGGAATAATAATTCCGCCTACATCTTATGTAGATCTTTCAAAGGCTCTTGTAGAATTGTATAACAGTCCTGAAAAATTGGAAAAATTTTCTGTTAACGGAAAGAAAATAGTGAATAAATATTATTCAAAAGCTGCATTTATTGAGCATTACCGTAAAATTTATGATGAGATGGGAGGTTAAAAATGGCAGGAATTGGTTTTGAATTAAGAAAATTATTCATGGAAGAAAAAGAACAGCCGTTTGGAAATATAAAGGCATTAATTTTTTCAGCTGCAATAAGTGTAGGACCATGGCTTATTACTTCAACCTCGTTAAATCTTCTTATTTTAATATCAGAAAATGTAAAGGTTTCAAGAGTTAATCAGATTATATTTATGAGCAGTATTTTTTACACTTTTATATTTTCGCAGATTCTGACAAGCATATTTCAATATCTTATTACGAGATTTGTATCAGACTGTATTTTTCAAAAAAGAATCGGTAAAATAAGAGGAACTTTTTTAGGTAGCATGAAATTGATATCGATTTTAGCATTTTTTGCCAGCTATCTGTTTATAAGAAATGGTAATCTTTCTGTAGGATTTAAAGTTGTATTTATACTGTTATTTATAAGTATGTGTCTTTCATGGATTACAATGATTTTTGTTTCTCTTCTGAAAAAATATCATTTTATACTTTTTAGTTTTTTTTTAGGAAATATCGTTTCTGTGGTTTTAGGATATTGTTTTTTAAAATTTCCTGTAACTTTTATCAAGGAAACTCCAGTTTTCTGGATGATGTTATCATACTGTGCAGGAATATTCTTAAATTTTCTTCTGACATCAATGTACGTTTTGAGGGCATTTAAGGGAAATGGAAAAAATCAGTTTGAATTTCTTACATACTTGAGAGGATACTTTAGTCTAATTATAATAGGTGCTATATATATATTAGGTGTATGGGCGCATGTCTTTATGAACTGGCTTGTAGGTGATTCATATGTAATTGCAAATGCTTTTATTATATCACCTTTATATGAAGTGGCAGTATTTTATTCTTATTGTACAGCAATACCAAGTATCATTTATTTTACAATATTTCTTGAAACGAAGTTTCTTCCTTTGTATAAGGAATACTATAAAAAGATAAGTAGAACGGGCACTTACAAAGAAATACAAGATGCACTTGAAATAATGAAACAGACGTTATATAGAGAAATTTTATATTGTATGGAGCTACAATTTCTGATTTCATTGACATGTATTTTGTTATCAAACGTTATATTTAATCAGTTTGATATGGATGCACGTTTGCTGGAACTGTTCAGGATAACCATTTTTGGATCATTCTGTGCAATTTTTGTTTCAATTTTGATAACATTATTTCTATATTTTGATTTAAGGTTGCAGTCAATAATTTTGTCATTCACTTTATTAATAAGTAATATTGTTTTTACATATATGTTCGGAAGGATAGGAACCGGTTTTGCAGGAACAGGATTTTTTCTTGCTTCCTTTTTGACTTTTGGTGTAGCCATATATATGTTTCCAAAAATATTTGACACATTGAATTATACAACAATGTTCAGGCAAAATTTTAATCAGAAGACAGGAGGAGCCACTTTGAAAAAAGTTAGTTTATGGCTTGATAAAAAAGTATATATTTTAATAATATTAGTTCTTCTATTTATTTTAGGAGGAAAAGCAAATGCCGCATACGATAAAAGAGGATTTAATCCAGTAACTCGAAATAACTGGCATACAATGAGCCCATTTGATAAGGACGGTTATGATATAGAAGGATATACAAAAGATGGTATAAACAAAAGAGGATTTAACCGTTTAAATTGGAATGAGCTGACAAACAGTCCTTATGACTATGCAGGATTTGATTATAATGAAATTCATAAGGATACAAAGAAGAATTACGATGAGAGAGGATTTAACATAAATCTTTACAATGTACTGACAAATTCCAACTATGACAAAAGAGGATTCAGTCATCAGGGGATTCATAAAGATACAAAAAGAGAATACGATGAGAATGGCTGGAACTACTATGGGCTGCATGAACAGACAAAAGATTATTATAATCCTGAAGGATGGAACTGGGAAGGTATAAATAAAAGAGGTTTCAATAAGGAAGGAATGAATGTTGAAACAAAGTCAAGATATGACAATATGGGATTCGACATGAGCGGAATTCATAAAGATACGAAAAAAAATTATGATGAAAGAGGATTTGATATTAATCTTCATAATATAAAAACAAATTCCTTATATGATGAAAGAGGATTTAATTATGCAGGAATTCATAAGGATACAAAGAGAGAATATGATGAAAATGGCTGGAACTACTATGGACTGCATGAACAGACAAAGGATTATTATAATCCTGAAGGTTTAAACTGGGAAGGTATAGATAAAAAAGGTTTTGATAAAAACGGATGGAATACATTTACAAAAAGTAAATATGACTATGCAGGATTTGATATAAAAGGGATTCATAAAAATACAAAAAAGAAATATGATGAAAGAGGATTTGACAACAATCAGTTTAACGTTCAGACAAAATCAAAATACGACAAATACGGGTTTAATTACGAAGGAATTCATAAGGATACAGGTAGAAAATATGATAAAAACGGATGGAATTTCTATGGTTTAAATGAAAAAACTAAGACATTCTATAATACTCAGGGATACACAAGAGAAGGATTGGACAAATATGGTTATAAAAAAGGTCAGAGACCTGCCAATTTTGATGATGGAGTGTATGACAAAAACGGATTTAATAAAAAAGGAATATATATGAAAGGGTACTAGTAATGAAAAAAATAAAAGTATTTATTATGCTGGTATTCAGCACACTTTCTTACAGTGCTGGTTCCATAGGTGACAAAGGAGAAGAAAATTCTTCTGAAATTGAATCAGTAAAGGTAGAAGAATTAGAAAAAATTAAAATACCAACTAATAACTCAGAAATCAAAAAAATTCCTGTAAAAGAAAGAGGAATAGACATAATGAATTTCTATATTCCTGTAAAGGAAAATAACAAGTTTACAACATTTGGAGAGTTTGATCACCGTTTTAATAAAGATATCTATCAGTGGACATTAGGTGAAGGATATATTAATATTAATAATGCCTGGGATTTTAATTATAAAATTGAAAGAGAATATCATAAGGAAAAAAAGGGAGAAAAGTTAAGTTCGTATGTATGGGACAATGAAATATCATTTGTCAGACTAAACAGAGGATTTAAAATTGGAAATCAGCCAATAAATTACAGAAGTATAATTGGTGTTAAGCACAGTGAGACAGATACTAAATTATCAAAAAGAAATGCAGATTATAAATTTTATATAGGACAAAGACTATCTGCCTTTTTTAGTAATGTTGGAGCGGGTGGAACATACGGTGAACTGGAGATATCGCTTAATGGAGTAAAGGGAAGCAAAAGAAACGGTTATTCCATTTTGACATCATTAAAGTCAAGCAGTACTTTAGGATACGGTTTTCAATGGAGTAATACTTTTGAAAATGAGTATATGGACTATAATAATTATAAGGGTGCAATTAGAAGTAAAATGGAAAGTATACTTCGATGGACATATGAATTAGGAAGAAATTGGGCATTTTCCCCTGAAATTAGTATCAAGGCAGAGAAATATTTTTCGATTAATGAAAAAAATTATACGTTTGAAGCTGTTGCAGCACCTTATATTCTGTATTCCCAAAATATAACAGATAAATTCAGGGTATATGCTAAAGCAGGGCCTACGTATAGAGTTGATAAAAGCAGATATGGAGAAACTAAAGAAAATAAAACAAAATTTGCAGGATATGCTAAATTGGGAATAGAATATATTTTCTAAGAATTTTAAGATGAAGGACAAAGCAGTCTGTGATAAAATTTTTAATCATATGATAATTATTGAAAGGATGTAATATGAAAAAATACGGATTAATGCTGTTTCTTATATTCTCGGTTTCATGTTTTTCAAAGAATGAGAAATCACAACAGTTACAAGCAGATACTATAAAGAAAAAAATAGCTGAGGAAAAAAATGTTTCCGAAGAAAATACAAATGAAATTTATAAGGACAGAATGAAAAATTTTATCCGTGAAATAAGAAATGATGCAGGAAAAAGCAAATATATCATAACTCAAAATGGAAATGAACTGTATTTCCGTGATGGGAACCTGGATAAAAACTTTTTTTCAGTAACTGATGGAACGACACAGGAATCACTTTACTATGGAGATGTACTGAAATATAATGTAACTACTAAAAAAGAATCAAAGGATTATATGTTAAGTCTTCTTTATCCTGTCAGAAAAGAAGGAAAACCCGTATTTGTAATTAATTATGCAAAGGGAAATGAAAAAAAGGATTTTCTGACTAAGGAAGATATTAAGACGGGATTTGTGAGTGAACTTCTTC
Coding sequences:
- a CDS encoding glycosyltransferase; this encodes MRIGIFTDTYRPQVNGVVSSITTLERELRKKGHKVYIITTTDPDAPAVEPNVLRIPSMEFKPLPQYRLGLLYSSRIIKKIKKLNLDIIHSQTEWGVGTFARFAAINLEIPLVHTYHTLYEYYTHYITRGHFTVPAKKLAAAISRFYCEKCDALIVPTRKVEDILYSYDVDKVMNIIPTGLDLDRFYRKNYTEEEIKFMRESFGIEENEFLCVYIGRIAQEKSIDLLIDMFSKIKDKTFKFMIVGRGPITEDLKKQAEDLGIGDRVIFAGEVPHDKVAIYYQMGDVFLNASISETQGLTFVEAMVAETPVNARYDLNLEDLLLKNEAGLVYRNEEEFINNIMLLKEDREFRDNIVKNAFNISQDYTAEKFGERVEAVYKKTIEEYDINESFTIFRGEKYIQQIRRWASIKSSGRSPWSK
- a CDS encoding glycosyltransferase family 4 protein, which gives rise to MKVLLFSEGKNTFSRSGVGQALNHQVEALGANNVDFTLEPEDEYDLVHINTIGLKSWKVLKKAKREGKPVIYHTHTTYEDFKGSVKFSNQLAPLIKFWAKKLYNSADYLISPTEYTKNLIKEKYLTSPKEIRVISNGVNTLNFSKKEDLEKRFREEYKIDKPFIITAGLPFERKGIMDFVKIVEKCKDYQFFWFGSSSIKPMLPKKIQKIIENPPKNLIFPGYVDKEILIGAFSGAEAFLFMTYEENEGIVILEALSAKLPIVVRDIPVYENWLQDGKNCFKAKTNDEFYEKIINIIENKVENLDEIIKEAYKLAKERDLKNVGKKYKDYYEYILNNGTK
- a CDS encoding DUF2194 domain-containing protein; this translates as MSLEKGPAKSSKAKLEHSQKILVYHNKTSEQSQRIIKNLEEAFKYNKIDYKMVDIGEVVPTNEYDVFVFATDTFIGFRKAMFDTLLKEVSENGKSIIFLNNTPYNPFNEAAGIKKIGKIIERSTGIKFSEHLFPGLDAHEPSENLVVYPTMEVETEKDVRIFATNKEGIPLLWEKNYNKGRILYTNASFFADKTARGLMNQWIAYGSDWYITPILNARLMHIDDFPAPIPRGANSVIDNHYHVGTRDFYRQIWWKDMLEIGSRRKIIYSGFIIIDYNHAVRKGLMNRISDLTLKDLSLNGRELFLDEGEMGVHGYNHNPLLYDSKDVDFASLNYKPWKTQEDMAAGIEQVNKYVEELFGKNVKLYTYVPPSNMLRKEGLEMLVKHYPDLKAVSSIFYGTDSGGVYIQEIGRNKDFPSIYNLPRFSSGFYYDEDEIWGIFNAFAVYGYWSHFMHPDDLISKDRSRNKSWVELKEEFEKVVVTVEEKLPFLEPMRAVDMTKRYINIEDLKIASEKKGNDIHIALTDFREPFKALIRINGKKIKNISSGSFKEIYTAGNSKIYLLSIEKEDITIHLGD
- the pelF gene encoding GT4 family glycosyltransferase PelF, which codes for MAVICFICEGAYPYIVGGVSSWIHELISSNPQHFFKVLCIIPNKEFAKVKYKIPKNVVEIKNIYMDPYLNFSYLKVLRENMQKNEEKEKSIEELLLFQMNKDKEKLNKVEDVFSKKMGTPLEIILSKEYWEILLKYYNQHYSKGNFSTYYWTYRNIILNLLKIGQESIPKAHIYHSVATGYAGFLGAVIAHQKKGKFLLTEHGIYPREREEEVLASSWIDADFKSIWIDYFYYLSKLAYQYCDKIISLFEYNRNIQIEYGAPEEKTIVIPNGVDEKKYGSIVRNKRKGFHVGSILRVVPIKDVKMMIKGFKIASDQIPDMTLWLIGPTDEDDDYYEECLKLVENLGLKEKVIFTGRADVTEYYSFLDLLLLTSISEGQPLSILEGLASGIPFIATDVGNCREILIGKIDIGEAGIIIPPTSYVDLSKALVELYNSPEKLEKFSVNGKKIVNKYYSKAAFIEHYRKIYDEMGG
- the pelG gene encoding exopolysaccharide Pel transporter PelG, with amino-acid sequence MAGIGFELRKLFMEEKEQPFGNIKALIFSAAISVGPWLITSTSLNLLILISENVKVSRVNQIIFMSSIFYTFIFSQILTSIFQYLITRFVSDCIFQKRIGKIRGTFLGSMKLISILAFFASYLFIRNGNLSVGFKVVFILLFISMCLSWITMIFVSLLKKYHFILFSFFLGNIVSVVLGYCFLKFPVTFIKETPVFWMMLSYCAGIFLNFLLTSMYVLRAFKGNGKNQFEFLTYLRGYFSLIIIGAIYILGVWAHVFMNWLVGDSYVIANAFIISPLYEVAVFYSYCTAIPSIIYFTIFLETKFLPLYKEYYKKISRTGTYKEIQDALEIMKQTLYREILYCMELQFLISLTCILLSNVIFNQFDMDARLLELFRITIFGSFCAIFVSILITLFLYFDLRLQSIILSFTLLISNIVFTYMFGRIGTGFAGTGFFLASFLTFGVAIYMFPKIFDTLNYTTMFRQNFNQKTGGATLKKVSLWLDKKVYILIILVLLFILGGKANAAYDKRGFNPVTRNNWHTMSPFDKDGYDIEGYTKDGINKRGFNRLNWNELTNSPYDYAGFDYNEIHKDTKKNYDERGFNINLYNVLTNSNYDKRGFSHQGIHKDTKREYDENGWNYYGLHEQTKDYYNPEGWNWEGINKRGFNKEGMNVETKSRYDNMGFDMSGIHKDTKKNYDERGFDINLHNIKTNSLYDERGFNYAGIHKDTKREYDENGWNYYGLHEQTKDYYNPEGLNWEGIDKKGFDKNGWNTFTKSKYDYAGFDIKGIHKNTKKKYDERGFDNNQFNVQTKSKYDKYGFNYEGIHKDTGRKYDKNGWNFYGLNEKTKTFYNTQGYTREGLDKYGYKKGQRPANFDDGVYDKNGFNKKGIYMKGY